GCCGCATTGATGGGCGGTCTCGGCCGGACCATCAACGGCAGCTACGCTGAATACACCCGTGCTCCGGTTTCGAACGTCGCATTGATCGATGTGGATTTGCCCTGGGCCGAGCTCGCAGCATTACCCGAAACTTTCGCGACGGCGTGGACCTGTCTCTTCCGCAACCTCGAGCTCCGGAGGGGTCAGCTTCTCGTCATCCGCGGGGCGACGTCCTCGTTTGGTCAGGCGGCGCTCAAGCTCGCGGTCAATGCGGGCGCGCGGGTCATCGCGACGACGCGCAGCCGGGAGCGTTTCGCCATGCTGGAGAAGCTCGGAGCCGCGCGCTGCGAAATCGAACGGCGCGATCTCTCAAAGCATCTGCCCGAGGCGAAGCAGGTCGACGCGGTTTTGGACCTCGTCGGCAACAGCGTCGTGCTCGACTCCCTTGCCATGCTTCGCCGGGGCGGCCGCTCCTGTCTCGCCGGCTGGCTCGGCGGGCTTGATCCGATTCCGGATTTCAACCCGCTGCTGCAGATGCCGAGCGGCGTCTATCTGACCTTCTTCGGCAGCTTCGTGTTCGGCACGCCCGGGTTTCCGCTCTCCGACGTGCCGCTGCGGGAAATCGCCGCCGACGCCGCGACCGGCCGGCTGGACGTCAAGCCGGCCCAGGTCTTTCGCTTCGACGAGATTCGCGAGGCACATCGCGTCATGGAGGCGAACGGGGCGGTCGGAAAGATGGTTGTTGTCGGCGACTGATGTTTGCAAGCTTGACGTCCGGGAGAGTTCATATGTCGAAATCAGTCGCGATCGTAACGGGAGCGAGCCAGGGAATCGGCCGAGCGACCGCGGTGCGCCTGGCGCGCGATTTCTCGACGCTTGTCCTGGTCGCGCGAAGCCGCGCCAATCTCGAGGACACCGCAAAGGCAGTCAGGGCCGCCGGCGCCGGGGTGCTGGTGATCGATGCCGATCTGGTCGACCCTCGTGCTGCTCAAGCCGTCGTCGACCAGACCTTGGCGGCGTTCGGCCGGATTGATGCCCTGCTCAATATCGCCGGCGCGGTACCTCAGGTCGATCTATTCGAGACGACGGAGGCGCAGTGGGAAGCTGGGCTGGCGTTGAAGCTGCATGGCGCTCGGCGGCTCACGATCGCCGCCTGGCCGTCGCTCATGGCGACGAAAGGAGCCGTGGTGCTGATGTCGGGAAACTCCGCTTCCTTCCCCAAGGCGCCCTATGCCGCGGTCGGCACCATCAACGCCGCCATCGTCGCCTTGGCTAAGGCGTTCTCCGACAAGGGCCTCAGCGATGGCGTCCAGGTCAATAGCGTCCTGCCGGGACCCGTGATGACGGGACGCCGCCGCTCCTACCTTCAGCACTGGGCGCCTCTGCACAACATGACCGTCGAGGAGGCAACGGCAAAGTTTCCCAAGGAGGCCGGCATCGCGCGCTACGGCGAGCCAGAGGAGATTGCCGAGCTGATGGCATTCCTCGTTTCGCCCGGCGCGCGCTGGATGACCGGCTCGGCTTTGCGAATGGATGGCGGCGAGGTCAAATCGATCTGATTGGCGCCGAGCGCAGCGTGGTCGACTCGATCGTCGACGGGTTTCGATTTCGGAGCTGACCTTTCAGACCTGCTTGGTGCCCCCGGGCTGGCCGGCTTCGTCAGTCTTCTTCAGCCTGGATCTGAGCAGCTCTTCGCGACGCCTAATCAGTATTTCAAGCCGCGCGACCTGATCGTCGATTCGCTGGCCGACGAGCTCTTCGTTCATCGCGACAGAACATGAGGCGGCCTGTTCGTTCAATTCGCGAAGGTCTGCTGTTGTGGTGGCAATCTGGCGCTCGATTTCAGTGAGGTGGATATCATCACCGTGCATTGCGGGTCTTTGACTTCGAAGTTTGGCGGATGATCGTGCACTGCATTCAGAAGTACAGGTGTCGGGCACCTTGCATTTCAAGGACGCACCCCTTCTGAGTTCGCCTCGCCCTCATCAGATCGCTTCCGCAATCGGCGCACCTTACGCGCACCTCCAGGGAGCCGCCGTCGACGGCCAGAGAGCCGAGGCCGGACACGGTGTTGCATGCGGCGCACCGGATCTTCGTCAGGGTGATGTCAAAAGAAAAGGCTTGCTGGAGCAGGTGTGTGCCCGGATCACCGCCAAGAATGAGATCGGCGATGTTGTCTGCCATGGCGATCATCCTCCCGATGGTCCGAAACGTTCGGTTTTGATGGTGAATGGATCGAAACCGAGCTTCACGAGCATGCTCGAAATGCTTTCGACAAACCCGGTGGGCCCGCAAACGAAGAACGTGGGATTTTGCGCTGGCGTAAAGCTGTTCTCTACGAGCAGAGTCTCGGTGACGCGCCCCGGATGTCCGTTCCAGTTGCTCGGATGCTCGCGGGTGAGCGCATAGACGAGGCGCAGGTCGCAATCGCCGCGAGCCATCGTATCGAGTTCATCCCGGTATATGACATCGGCAAGGCTGCGTGCCGAATAGATCAATGATGCCGGTATGTGTGCGAGCGACCTCTTGCGGTGTCGCAACATAGCCATCAACGGCGTAATCCCGGTGCCGCCCGCGACAAGGCAAATCGGTCCACCGCGGGTTTGGCTCCAGATGAAATGGCCACCGATGGGGCCGCGAAACTCGAGAGCGTCACCAAGGCGCAATTCGTCGAGTAGATAGGGGGAAACCTCACCGTCCTCGATCCGTTCCACGGTGAGAGTGAGCAGCTTTTCTTCCGGTGGCGACGCGATCGAGTAACTCCGTTCGGCTTGATAGCCGTCATCGGCCGTGAGGCGGATGTCGACATGCTGACCGGGCCAATGCCCGGACCAGCTGGCTGGCTGCAGGATGATGCTCTTCACCCGGCTTGTTTCGGCCACGATGGTCCGCACGCGACCGGTCTGCCACGCGATCCTGGGATGTTGTGGAGGCGTGTCAGTCGCCGTCATAACGTTGCTCCCGCCGGGGATCGCCATAGTTGTGATAACCGCGGGATTCCCAGAACCCCGGCTCGTCCTTGGCCATGAAGCGGAGCCTTCGCAGCCACTTTGCGCTCTTCCAGAAATAAAGATGCGGCACCAGAAGCCGGGCAGGGCCACCATGTGCCGGAGCGAGCGGCAGACCCTCATAGCGGGTCGCGATCATCGCCTTTTCGGCGACCAGGTCGGCCACCGGAAGGTTCGTCGTGTATCCGCCGTCGCAATGCGCCATGATATAGGCGCCCGGCGGCTCGCTCAGCCCGACCCCCTTGAGAAGGTCGTCGAAGCTAACGCCCTGCCAGACCGTGTTGAGCTTGGTCCATTTGGTGACGCAGTGAATGTCGACCGTGATCGTGGTCTGGGGCAGCGCCTCGAACTCGTCCCAGGTCCATGTCCCCAGTAACGAGCCGCCAAGTTGAAGCGCAATCTTCCAGTTGGCGACCCGGATCTCCGGCGTGGGGCCCGCCGACAGCACTGGGAAGTCGGTCGTCAGATACTGACCCGGAGGCAGCCGGGCGGTTTCGGATGCCTGTCGCTTCGATTTGAAGCCACGAGAAACAGGAGGTCGGTCCATGGAAGCGTGCCCTTGTGCGGTGACGCGCAGGTGTCCGGATTGCATCGGCATACCGTGCAGCCGCACAAGCGCAGATGCACCCTGATCGATGCATTGTCGATGGCCGTCGCGATGAATGCATCAAGATTGCGAAAGACGAAGCAATCGCGACTGCGCGGGGATGGACTATCTCAATGTCAAATGCGGCTTCGTCCCGAAGTGGTTCAAAAAGGAGGAGACCATGTCGAGCGTGAGCCGGACCTTGCATTCCGACGAACTCGCTTACCTCACCGCGCACGAGCTAGCAGCTCGCATCCGGCGGCGTGACCTGTCGCCGGTGGAGGTCGTCGACGCTTTCATCCGGCGGATCGAAGCGCGTAACCCGAGCCTGAATGCGCTGGTCTATCTCGATTTCGACGGCGCTCGCATGAGAGCGAAAGAGGCCGATCGCGCATTGGTCGCCGGCGAGCCGTTGGGGCCGCTGCACGGCATTCCGTCGGCGCTCAAGGATCTGTTTGACTTCAAGCCGGGCTGGCCCGCGAGCCTGGGCGGCATCCGTGCGCTTAAGCACCACGTCGTGAACGGCTACTGCGTGTTCTGCGAGCGCATGGAGAAGCGTGGCGGAGCGGTGTTCCTCGGCAAGACCAACAGCCCTGTCATGGGATTCCGAGGCACCTGCGATAATTATCTGTTCGGTCCGACGCGCAATCCCTTCAATCTTGCCAAGAACACCGGCGGGTCATCCGGAGGAAGCGCCGCGGCGGTCGCCGATGGACTGCTGCCCATTGCAGAAGGCACGGACGCCGGAGGTTCGATACGAATTCCCGCCGCCTGGTGTGGGGTCTATGGCTATAAGGCATCATTTGGCCGGGTGCCGTTCCTTGTGCGCCCCAATGCGTTCGGCACGGCAGACTCTCCATTTCTGTTCGAAGGACCCATCACGCGGACGGTCGAAGATGCCGCAATCGCGTTGAACGTACTTGCCGGCTCTGATCCGCGAGATCCCTTCAGCCTGATCGAGCCGCCCGTCGACTTCACCGCGGCGACCCGTCGTTCGATCCGTGGCCTCAAGATTGGCTATAGTCCGAACCTGGACGTCTTTCCGGTCGACGGAAAAGTCGCGGCGACGGTCCGCCGCGCGGTACAGGCGTTCGAGGAAGCCGGTGCTCACGTGGAGGAGGTGAAGCTCGGCATCGCTCGTTCGCAACGGGAGTTGAGCGACGTCTGGTCGCGTCTCTACATGCTTCTGAACCTGCAGGCGATCGAGAACATGAAACGCGACGGCATTGATCTCTTCGGCAAGCATCGCGACGACTTTCCGCCGGAATACATGGATTGGGTCGAGAAGACCAATCGCATGTCGGGCCTCGATTTCTTCCGGGACCAGGCCGTCCGGTCGGAGGTCTACGATGCCTTCCAGAACGTCCTCGGAAGATTTGACCTGCTCGTGACGCCGACTGTCGCGTGCCCGCCGGTCGACAACGCAAGCGACGGCAACACGACTGGCCCGAGGTCGATCAATAGTGTCGACATAGATTCCCTCATCGGGTGGTGTCTGACCTACTTCGTCAACTTTACCGGCCATCCGGCTGCATCGATTCCAGCGGGACTGTCCGACGGCCTTCCGGTCGGGATGCAGATCATTGGTCGGCGAAACGCGGACTTCGATGTGCTGGCCGCGAGCGCAGCCTTCGAGCGGCTTCGTCCCTGGCAGGACAATTACCGCATGTGCCGCGACCGACCCCTGCAGCGTGACGGACGATCTCAGTGAGAAATCGGCTGGCTCAATTCCATGCGTCGTCGCACGGTTTCGCCTTAACGTTAGAGGCACGAACCTCTTTGCGGTCGCATGATCGGCACGGAATGCATCAAGATAGAAAAAGCAAAGGCAATCTCCAGCGCGCAAGATCCTCCGCGACCGGCTATCTCATCTCCCAACAGGTCAATGGTGCCGGCGCCTCGCGCGTTCGGCCGCAGTCGCGGGAGAAAGACAATGCGCGTGAGAGTCCAGGCAGCAGCGACGGTCATCGTAGGCAGTGCGGTCGCAACGATCCTGTTCTTCGGATCGCTCAAGGATGGCAATGCTCAGAGCAATACGCGCTATCTGCCGGAATATACCGCGGATGGGCAGTTGCTCCTGCCGAAGAATTTCCACGAGTGGGTCTATGTCGGCTCGCCGCTGACGCCGAACGCCCTCAACGGCGGGCAGGCGAACTTCCCGGAATTCCACAACGTCTATATCGAGCCGGGCTCGTACGCGATCTACAAGAAGACCGGCGAATTCCCGGAGGGAACGATCCTGTTCAAGGAGCTGCAGCTGACGTTGCCGCAGGAGAATGCCGACGGCTCGCGAACGGAAGCGTCGGGACGTGGCTACTTCCCGGGCAAGTGGAACGGCGCCGACGTGACCGTCAAGGACTCGAAGCGCTTTGCCGACACCAACGGGTGGGGCTATTTCAACTTCAATCACCACGAGCCGAAGGCGTCGATGGCCAGGGTGAAGTCGAAGGACGAGTGCGCCTACTGCCATATCGCCAACGCCAAGAAGGATGAGGTCTGGACCCAGTTCTATCCGCTGCTGGACAACAAGGACGCGCGGTGAGCGCGTAATCGGCGGAAGATCGGCATGAAAATCCTCAAAGTCGCTTTTGTCGCCTTCGTCGTGATCCTTGGGATCGCGTCCGCGGTCAGGCAGTCACAATTGCGGGCGAACGCGGCGAATGGTGTTTCGACCGGTGCGAGTGTCGCCGACCGCGATGGGCATCTGCATGTACCCGATGACTATCGCACGACCTATCAGCTCCTCGGAAGCTGGGCGGTTGCGGCAGAAGACGGGCGTGGGTCAAGGGAGTTTCACGTCGTGTACGCTTCGCCGGGAGTGATCGACGCCTATCGGAGAGGCAGGCGCTTTCCGGATGGAGCGGTGCTGATCAAGGAGGTGTTCAAGGCGTCAACCGCCGAAATGACGACCGGTACCGTCAGCCGCGCCGATGCTTTGAAGGGGTGGTTCGTCATGGTGAAGGACAGCGCGAACAGCCACCCGGAGAGTGCGCTGTGGGGCGACGGCTGGGGATGGTCCTGGTTCGACGCGGGCGATCGCTCGATAACGACGACGACGAATTACAGGGCCCAATGTCTGGCGTGCCACGTGCCCGTGCAGGCGTCCGACTGGGTTTACGTCGATGGATACCCTCCGCTGAAGCAATAGCAATAGCAATAGTGCAGATCCAGGTCACCGAAAGTCATTCGATTTATCAAAGCCAATCATCAAAGGAGCGAGAGATGGCTAAAGAGGCGACGACGAGCGAGATGGGAATGTCGAAAGGGCAGACTGGCCATCTCTATATTCAGACCAATGAGATCGATAACGCTATTATTCACTACACGCGACAGACGGACGGCAAGCTGGTCGAGGTCGCGCGTATCAAGACGGGCGGCGCCGGCTCCGGTGAATTCAAGCCGATCAGCGGCCAGGACAGCGCGCCCAACTCTTACGAGGGTGCGGGAAGCGTCATCATTACATCCGATCGGCGCTTTTTGTTTACAACCAATGGCGGGGACAACTCGGTTTCGAGCTTTCGCCTGGAGAGCGACGGTCGTCTCACGCTGCTCGACGTGAAGTCGACCGGCAACCCGGTCGAGGGCAGGAGCGGCACCGCCAAATCGCTGGCTTTCGCTCCATCGACACGCACCCTCTTCGTGCTGCACGCGTTCGGACCGGATCATCTTCGGCTGATGTCGGTCGATGCCGAAGGCATGCTCAAGACGCGGCCCGAGCGATACACGGTGAACACGTACAGCAAGCGGAACCGCGTCTCCACCATGGTCGTGGTCTCGCCCAACGAGGAGCTGGTGCTCGTTGGCACCACTTTCGATGAGCCGATCGCGCTCACCGGCTTGTATCCCGACGGCTCGCCGATTCTCTGGGTCCAGCGCGCTGGCGGCGCGTTGCACTCGATCGCGTCGAATGCACCGGATCCGGACGGCCTCGCCGTGTTCGCCCTGCAAAAGGACGGCTCGCTCGGCACGGCCAGGTTCTACGATGCGAAGGCCGGCTCTCCGTTCTACATCGCGTTCCTGCATCAGCGTCCGAATACGTTCGTGATCGGCTATGCCGTCGGCGATGGATGCTCGATCTGCACCATCGAGAAGAACGGCTCGATCAAGATCGGCCCGCTCGTCAAGATCGACACCAGCGCGGGCGTTCCGTCCGAGCTGTGCTGGCTGGCCGTCGCTCCCGATGATCGCACGATCTACGCGACGAATTTCGGCTACAGCAACATCAGCAGCTACCGCATCAATGGCTGCGGCCTGGAGATTGCGTGCGATCCGGCGTGTCCGAAGGTCCCTGGCGACGGCACCGCGAGGGGATTGAACGGAACCGTGACGAGCGGTCCCAGCGATAGCTGGATCTCGCCGGACGGCGCCTATCTCTATCAGATCTACGGCAACGCCTCGAAGCTGGTCAGCTACAGCACTCAGCCGGACGGGTCGCTGAAGGAGATCGGCAGCGTCAAGATCCCGTACAACGGCTCCCAGGGTCTTGCGGGTTTCTGATCCCGGTTTCGCGACACGAGGTCCGGGCGTGGTCGGCATTGCCGTTCCGCGCCCGGCCTCTCCCTCGCCGACATGCGAGACATATACGGTCAATCATGAGCCCCGAGACGGATGTTTGAAGCAATTCACGAGCGCTCTCGCGGTACATCCGCAGCTCATCCCGGCCATCCGGGAGATGGGCAGGGCGCCACGGAAAAATTCGATCTGCAGCGCGCCATCGGGGAAGCTCGCGTGGTGTTCTCCGGCGCCACAAACGGTACGGAGACCATCGACGTCTATCAGAAATTTCCGATGGCCATTGCCTTCCCGAATGTCGATGATCGTCGGCGCAAGGAGGCGGTCCTCATCAATACCTCGGGCGGTGTCACGGGCGGCGACGAGATCAGGATCGAGGTGGTCGCCCAAGGCAACGCGTCGGTCGCGGTGACCACGCAGGCCGCGGAGAAGGTCTATCGCGCGCTGGATCGGCCTGCCCGAATCCGGACGCGGTTGAGGGCTGAGGGAAGTGCCCGGCTTGCGTGGCTTCCGCAAGAGACAATCGTCTTCAACCAGGCGCGCATCGCGCGACAGACCGAGATCGATGTGAGTTTCGGTACCGAATTGATTGCCCTCGAGTGGCTGGTTCTCGGTCGCATCGAGAGCGGCGAGGAGGTTCTTGCCGGACATATCCTGGACAGTTGGCGCGTCAGGGTCGACGGCCGTCTGGTATGGGTCGATGGCTTCCTCGCGTCAGACCAGGCGCTCCTGCAGCTTCGGAAGACGGCTCTGCTCTCGAACTGGAAGGCGATCGCGACGATGATCTATTTCGGTCCGCGTCTCGAGGCCCGGCTCGAGAGACTGCGCGAGATCGGTGCTTCGCTGGAATGCGCGTGCGGCGTCACGATCGTGGGCGCGATCATCGTGATCCGGGTGGCCGCGATTGCAAGCGTGGATCTCAGGCGAGGTCTGCGCCGCTTCCTCGATCAACTCGACGATGAACTCGGATCCGGTCCCTTCGGGGTGCCGAAGATGTGGTCCTGTTAGCAGCGCGGCCAAGTGGGAGAAGCACCTTGAACCTGACGCCACGGGAACGAGACAAGCTGATGATCGCCCTCGCTGCGATCGTTGCGCGTGGCCGGCTCGCGCGGGGCGTCAAGCTGAATTATCCCGAAAGCATCGCATTGATCTCGGATGCCATCATGGAAGGCGCGCGCGACGGACGGTCGGTCGCGGACCTGATGTCCGAAGGCGGCCGGCTTCTTCGCCGCGACCAGGTTATGGAGGGTATCCCGGAAATGATTCGCGAGATCCAGGTGGAGGCGACGTTTCCGGACGGGACCAAGCTTGTCCCGGTGCACAACCCGATCCGATAGGAGCCGATGATGCGTACCATCCCGATTTGCGTGGCCGCGTTGAGCCTGCTTGCATCGCCGGCCTTCGCTCACCCCATTCCGGGCGCGGGCAGCTCTTTCGACGCCGGTCTCGTCCATCCGTTCAGCGGCGCGGATCATCTGATTGCGATCACGTTGGTGGGAATGTGGAGCGCGCTCGTGGGCGGATCGGCGAGAGCGGTGTGGCCGCTGACCTTTCTGATCGCGATGCTGGGCGGCTTCACCGCGGCAAGTGCAGGACTTCAGATGGGCTTTGTGGAAGCGGCGATCAGCCTCTCGGTGGTCGCGCTGGGAGCGTTCGTTGCGTTCGAATTCAGGATGCCTGTCATGCTGGGCGCGGCGGCCGTCGGCCTGTTCGCGTTCTTCCATGGTCACGCCCACGGAGCTGCAGCCGCCTCGATGCTTGTCCCCTACGTGATCGGCTTCACAACGGCGACCGCTGCTCTTCTCCTGACCGGCATGGTCATCGGGTTCTGGGGAGGAAAGGCGGCGAGAAGAAGTTTGCTTCGCGCCGCGGGCGTCTGCGCCGGGCTTGTCGGGCTGCTGCTCGGAGGCGTGGCGTGATCCCCGGGGAAGTCATCTCGAATGACGGCGACATCGTCCTGAACGGCGACAGGACGGGACTATCAATTGCCGTGGCCAACACCGGCGACCGGCCGGTTCAGGTGGGCAGCCATTATCACTTCGCCGAGGTGAACACCGCACTCGTGTTCGATCGATCCGCTGCCCGTGGGTGCCGCCTCGATATTCCAGCGGGGACGGCCGTGCGGTTCGAGCCGGGGCAGTCGCGCGAGGTCTCGTTGATTCCGTTTGCCGGAGCGCGGCGCATCTACGGATTCAGCGGCGGCGTGATGGGGCCTCTAGAGTCAGGAACCGATGCGTCCGGCTCCAACGAATAAGGTGAGGAAGACATGTCCCACACGATGAGCCGCAGAGCCTATGCGCAGATGTTCGGCCCTACGGTCGGCGACAGGGTACGCCTGGCGGACACCGATCTGTTCATTGAGCCCGAGAGGGACTTCACGATCTATGGCGAAGAGGTCAAGTTCGGCGGCGGCAAGGTCATTCGCGACGGTATGGGGCAATCGCAGCTCACGCGCGCGCAGGGCGCGGTCGATACGGTCATTACCAACGCGCTGATCCTCGATCACTGGGGGATCGTCAAGGCCGACATCGCGATCAGGGACGGGCTCATTGCCGCCATCGGCAAGGCGGGCAACCCCGACATTCAGCCGGGTATCTCGATCATCATTGGGCCGGGGACGGAAATCATCGCGGGCGAGGGCAAGATCGTGACCGCCGGCGGAATGGATACGCACATTCATTTCATCTGCCCCCAGCAGATCGACGAGGCGCTTTTCTCGGGCGTCACGACCATGATGGGCGGCGGCACCGGACCGGCCGCAGGGACGACGGCGACGACCTCTACGCCGGGGCCATGGCACATCCATCGGATGCTCGAGGCGCTGGATTGGTTTCCGATGAACTTCGGCATCTTCGGCAAGGGCAATGCGAGCGTACCCGCGGGCCTGGTCGAGCAGATCGAAGCCGGCGCGTGTGGCCTGAAGCTGCACGAAGACTGGGGCGCAACGCCTGCATCGATCGACTGCTGTCTCTCTGTCGCCGACGACATGGACGTGCAGGTCATGATCCACACCGATTCCCTGAACGAAGGCGGGTTCGTCGAGAGCACGATAGCCGCGTTCAAGGGCAGGACGATCCACGCGGCCCATACGGAAGGGGCCGGCGGCGGGCATGCGCCTGATATCATCAAGGTCTGCGGCGAGAGGAACGTCATTCCAGCCTCGACAAATCCCACGCGCCCCTACACCGCGAACACGCTCGACGAAGCACTCGACATGCTGATGGTGACCCACCATCTGGACCGTCGCATCCCGGAGGATGTCGCCTTCGCGGAGAGCCGCATACGAAAGGAGACGATCGCCGCAGAGGACATCCTGCACGATCTCGGCGCGTTCTCGATCGTGTCGTCGGATAGCCAGGCGATGGGGCGCGTCGGCGAGGTGATCACCCGGACGTGGCAGACCGCCGACAAGATGAAGAAGCAATTCGGGCGGTCGCCGGAGGAGACCGGGCAGAACGACAATTTCAGGGCCCGGCGCTACGTCGCGAAATATACCATCAATCCGGCCATCGTGCAGGGAATGTCACGCCATGTCGGTTCGGTCGAGGTCGGAAAGCTCGCGGACATCGTCGTCTGGGATCCGGCGTTCTTCGGGATCAAGCCCGACATGGTCCTGAAATCCGGCATGATCGTCGCCGCGATCATGGGCGACCCAAATGCATCGATACCGACGCCTCAGCCGGAATATTACCGGCCGATGTTCGGTGCCTTCGGCCGTTCTCCCGGCAGAAATTCCGTGACCTTCGTCAGTCAGGCCTCGCTCGAATCGACGAGACAGCTGGGCCTGGCCAAGCAACTCCTGCCGGTATCGAACACGCGATCGATCGGCAAGCATTCCATGATCCTCAACGACACGCTGCCTCTCATGGAGGTCGATCCCGAAACCTATGAGGTGCGGGCCGACGGACGGCTTCTCACTTGCCCGCCGGTGAATGTGGTCCCGATGGCGCAGCGCTATTTCATGTACTGACGCGTTGCCGGCATGGTTGTGCGATGACAGACCAGGGTTATGGACAGAAGGCGCTAGCGTTCCTCAGGCTGCAGAGCTGGCTTTCGCCGTCGTTCCCGAATGGGGCCTATAGCTACTCGCACGGGCTGGAATGGGCTGTGGAAGCCGGCTATGTCTCCGATCGGCGCAGCCTGATTGATTGGCTCAAGGCCGACCTTTGCTATGGCTCCGGCCGAAATGAGGCGATTTTTTTCAGCGAAGCCTATCGATGCGTCGCCGAGGATGCCGAAGACCAGATTCCGCAGCTGGCTGAACTCGCAGCCGCGTCCCGCGGCACGTCCGAATTCGTGCTCGAATCCGCACAACAATCGTCAGCGTGCCTTACGACCCTTCGCAACGTGTGGCCGGATCGAATTCTGGACATTTTCTCCGACCCGAAATGCCCGCCGGTGCTGGCCGTCCTGCTCGGAGCGAGAGCGGCGCGCGAGCGGATTGGCGTCGAAATCGCACTGCCGGCATTCCTGCACAGCTACGTCGCCAATCTGGTGAGCGCGGGCGTGCGATTGGTGCCTCTCGGTCAGACCGATGGTCAGCTCGCCATCGCGGCGCTCGAGCAGGCGATCCTGTCGCGCAGTGAAATCGCAAGCCGTGAGACGGTCGACGATCTCGGTTCGGCGGGCCTGATGGTCGAGCTCGCGTCCATCGCGCACGAGCTCCAGTATACGAGGTTGTTTCGGTCATGAAAACGATTGAACGCGAGAGCAGGTCTTTCCGCGCACCCCGCATTCCGGCAACCAACGGGCCGTTACGCGTCGGAATCGGCGGTCCGGTCGGTTCCGGAAAAACGGCGCTGGTCGAGGCGCTCTGCAAGCACCTGCGCGATTTCTACGAGATCTACGTCATCACCAACGACATCTACACCAAGGAGGATCAGCTCATTCTGACTCGCGCGCAAGCGCTGGCGGCAGAGCGCATCATGGGGGTGGAAACGGGGGGCTGTCCGCATACGGCCATACGGGAGGACGCCTCGATGAACCTGGCGGCGATCCACGACATGAACCTGAAGTTTCCGCACGCCGAGCTTTGCTTCGTGGAGTCGGGCGGCGACAATCTCGCTGCCACCTTCAGTCCGGAGCTTGCGGATCTGACCGTCTACGTGATCGACGTTGCCGCTGGAGAGAAGATCCCGCGCAAAGGAGGGCCGGGGATCATGCGATCCGACCTGCTGGTGATCAACAAGATCGATCTCGCTCCCCTGGTGGGCGCAAATCTGGAGATCATGGAAGCGGATGC
This genomic stretch from Bradyrhizobium sp. CCGB12 harbors:
- a CDS encoding zinc-binding alcohol dehydrogenase family protein, which encodes MRAIVLEKFGGLDSLVYRDVPEPEPELGHVVIQVKGFGINHAEMHMRRGEWAEAAPISGIECVGLVKSCPGGEFPVGAKVAALMGGLGRTINGSYAEYTRAPVSNVALIDVDLPWAELAALPETFATAWTCLFRNLELRRGQLLVIRGATSSFGQAALKLAVNAGARVIATTRSRERFAMLEKLGAARCEIERRDLSKHLPEAKQVDAVLDLVGNSVVLDSLAMLRRGGRSCLAGWLGGLDPIPDFNPLLQMPSGVYLTFFGSFVFGTPGFPLSDVPLREIAADAATGRLDVKPAQVFRFDEIREAHRVMEANGAVGKMVVVGD
- a CDS encoding SDR family oxidoreductase translates to MSKSVAIVTGASQGIGRATAVRLARDFSTLVLVARSRANLEDTAKAVRAAGAGVLVIDADLVDPRAAQAVVDQTLAAFGRIDALLNIAGAVPQVDLFETTEAQWEAGLALKLHGARRLTIAAWPSLMATKGAVVLMSGNSASFPKAPYAAVGTINAAIVALAKAFSDKGLSDGVQVNSVLPGPVMTGRRRSYLQHWAPLHNMTVEEATAKFPKEAGIARYGEPEEIAELMAFLVSPGARWMTGSALRMDGGEVKSI
- a CDS encoding DUF6510 family protein, whose protein sequence is MADNIADLILGGDPGTHLLQQAFSFDITLTKIRCAACNTVSGLGSLAVDGGSLEVRVRCADCGSDLMRARRTQKGCVLEMQGARHLYF
- a CDS encoding ferredoxin reductase, which gives rise to MTATDTPPQHPRIAWQTGRVRTIVAETSRVKSIILQPASWSGHWPGQHVDIRLTADDGYQAERSYSIASPPEEKLLTLTVERIEDGEVSPYLLDELRLGDALEFRGPIGGHFIWSQTRGGPICLVAGGTGITPLMAMLRHRKRSLAHIPASLIYSARSLADVIYRDELDTMARGDCDLRLVYALTREHPSNWNGHPGRVTETLLVENSFTPAQNPTFFVCGPTGFVESISSMLVKLGFDPFTIKTERFGPSGG
- a CDS encoding sulfite oxidase-like oxidoreductase; translation: MDRPPVSRGFKSKRQASETARLPPGQYLTTDFPVLSAGPTPEIRVANWKIALQLGGSLLGTWTWDEFEALPQTTITVDIHCVTKWTKLNTVWQGVSFDDLLKGVGLSEPPGAYIMAHCDGGYTTNLPVADLVAEKAMIATRYEGLPLAPAHGGPARLLVPHLYFWKSAKWLRRLRFMAKDEPGFWESRGYHNYGDPRREQRYDGD
- a CDS encoding amidase, with protein sequence MSSVSRTLHSDELAYLTAHELAARIRRRDLSPVEVVDAFIRRIEARNPSLNALVYLDFDGARMRAKEADRALVAGEPLGPLHGIPSALKDLFDFKPGWPASLGGIRALKHHVVNGYCVFCERMEKRGGAVFLGKTNSPVMGFRGTCDNYLFGPTRNPFNLAKNTGGSSGGSAAAVADGLLPIAEGTDAGGSIRIPAAWCGVYGYKASFGRVPFLVRPNAFGTADSPFLFEGPITRTVEDAAIALNVLAGSDPRDPFSLIEPPVDFTAATRRSIRGLKIGYSPNLDVFPVDGKVAATVRRAVQAFEEAGAHVEEVKLGIARSQRELSDVWSRLYMLLNLQAIENMKRDGIDLFGKHRDDFPPEYMDWVEKTNRMSGLDFFRDQAVRSEVYDAFQNVLGRFDLLVTPTVACPPVDNASDGNTTGPRSINSVDIDSLIGWCLTYFVNFTGHPAASIPAGLSDGLPVGMQIIGRRNADFDVLAASAAFERLRPWQDNYRMCRDRPLQRDGRSQ
- a CDS encoding cytochrome P460 family protein, which translates into the protein MRVRVQAAATVIVGSAVATILFFGSLKDGNAQSNTRYLPEYTADGQLLLPKNFHEWVYVGSPLTPNALNGGQANFPEFHNVYIEPGSYAIYKKTGEFPEGTILFKELQLTLPQENADGSRTEASGRGYFPGKWNGADVTVKDSKRFADTNGWGYFNFNHHEPKASMARVKSKDECAYCHIANAKKDEVWTQFYPLLDNKDAR
- a CDS encoding cytochrome P460 family protein; this encodes MKILKVAFVAFVVILGIASAVRQSQLRANAANGVSTGASVADRDGHLHVPDDYRTTYQLLGSWAVAAEDGRGSREFHVVYASPGVIDAYRRGRRFPDGAVLIKEVFKASTAEMTTGTVSRADALKGWFVMVKDSANSHPESALWGDGWGWSWFDAGDRSITTTTNYRAQCLACHVPVQASDWVYVDGYPPLKQ